One part of the Paenibacillus silvisoli genome encodes these proteins:
- a CDS encoding Rossmann-fold NAD(P)-binding domain-containing protein — protein sequence MEEAGAEAHRGTNRWPAIHRLDAATLFRLAVEAAPAGSRLDGVDNEGVPFREIAAVIGKHLNVPTVRISREEAQAHFGFLGTLAALDIPRSSAKTQELLGWRPVHTALFPFHEKIEIQWRCSTYTYCRPN from the coding sequence TTGGAGGAAGCGGGTGCCGAAGCGCACCGCGGGACAAACCGCTGGCCCGCCATCCATCGCTTGGATGCGGCAACCTTGTTTCGCTTGGCAGTGGAAGCCGCTCCGGCCGGTTCGCGGCTGGACGGAGTCGACAACGAGGGCGTGCCGTTTCGCGAAATCGCGGCAGTCATCGGTAAGCACCTGAACGTGCCGACGGTTCGTATCTCACGCGAAGAGGCACAAGCTCACTTCGGTTTTCTGGGCACCCTTGCGGCGTTGGACATTCCAAGGTCGAGCGCAAAGACACAGGAGCTTTTGGGATGGCGTCCAGTCCACACCGCGCTCTTTCCGTTTCATGAAAAAATTGAGATTCAATGGAGATGTAGTACGTATACCTATTGTCGGCCAAACTAA
- a CDS encoding NADPH-dependent FMN reductase, translated as MDQKKTILLVMGSIRAGRNCPKITSWVESIGRANSNYEYEMIDLAKWPLPMDDEPGIPALGGYSQPHTQAWSEKIKRASGVIFVTPQFNWGYPAVLKNAIDHLYHEWRDKPVMIVTYGGHGGGRCGKQLRRVAVRLRMRIVPTSPALRLSEAVIREGAELLPDRDFRRFAPLVQRAFSELADQLEGRESVMARMRRKWKAALAVLS; from the coding sequence ATGGATCAGAAGAAGACCATACTCCTGGTCATGGGAAGCATACGAGCAGGCAGAAATTGCCCGAAAATTACGTCCTGGGTCGAGTCCATCGGTCGAGCTAATTCGAATTACGAGTACGAGATGATCGATCTTGCGAAATGGCCGCTGCCGATGGACGATGAACCGGGGATTCCCGCATTGGGAGGCTACAGCCAGCCGCATACGCAAGCGTGGAGCGAGAAGATCAAGCGTGCGAGCGGCGTTATTTTCGTCACGCCTCAGTTTAACTGGGGCTATCCGGCTGTTCTTAAGAATGCCATCGATCATCTTTACCACGAGTGGCGGGACAAGCCGGTCATGATCGTGACCTACGGCGGTCATGGAGGCGGCCGATGCGGCAAGCAGCTGCGGAGGGTTGCCGTTCGGCTGCGGATGCGCATCGTGCCGACGTCTCCTGCGCTCCGGTTGTCGGAAGCGGTTATTCGTGAGGGAGCCGAGCTGCTGCCGGATCGTGATTTTCGCCGGTTTGCGCCGCTCGTGCAGCGAGCTTTTTCGGAGCTGGCAGACCAACTCGAGGGCCGTGAAAGCGTCATGGCACGGATGCGTCGTAAATGGAAGGCAGCCTTAGCGGTCCTTTCGTAA
- a CDS encoding ABC-F family ATP-binding cassette domain-containing protein, producing the protein MSVIRLENVTKKYEDSMIFRDIYFRVMQGERIGLIGRNGAGKSTVFKLIMGKEEPTSGRVEIDPQVRIGYFSQFSELRGSLSVQQELEACFEQVTLIERELQEVGDKLSVVADDSEMDRLLARQAELFEQMDHLDGWNVSVEINTVLTKLGFNDRSRNQPIDELSGGWRNCAALAKMLIELPDVVLLDEPTNYLDLDGIAWLEQWLYRFKGAMILVSHDRQFLDKVVTRTIEIENYHFQEYEGNYTDYVRKKKMRKKELDRQFEWEEELLLMESEAIDDRASRKSGSKDRLSRKLADNKKRIEPHPVNVLITDIYERLRFPDKLCEVNKIGQTYEGREIFKNVSFDIQKEDRLVIVGPNGSGKSTLIKALTGQEKPESGEVVWEKGVNYAYFNRMWEELDPKDNVSHAVNTYGLGLDAPRKKVNKFLAMLQFSEADLSKAIGNLSGGQKARVALAKCLLSGAAVIILDEPTNHLDLTSIQVMEQALIHFPGAVITVSHDRFFIDKIGTKMLTFDPVTGVTEQSL; encoded by the coding sequence ATGAGCGTAATACGTTTGGAGAACGTCACGAAGAAATATGAAGACTCGATGATCTTCCGCGATATTTATTTTCGAGTTATGCAAGGGGAACGTATCGGGCTAATCGGACGGAACGGCGCAGGCAAATCGACGGTATTTAAGCTCATTATGGGTAAGGAAGAGCCGACGTCCGGCAGAGTAGAGATAGATCCTCAGGTGCGAATCGGATATTTCTCGCAATTCTCGGAACTGAGGGGAAGCTTGTCCGTTCAGCAAGAGCTAGAAGCCTGCTTCGAGCAAGTTACGCTTATCGAACGGGAGCTGCAAGAGGTCGGAGATAAGCTGAGTGTGGTTGCCGACGATAGCGAGATGGATAGGCTGCTCGCCAGACAGGCGGAGCTATTCGAGCAGATGGACCATCTCGATGGCTGGAACGTCTCTGTCGAGATCAATACGGTGCTGACGAAGCTGGGGTTTAACGACAGGTCCCGCAACCAGCCGATCGATGAGCTGTCCGGAGGATGGCGTAACTGCGCGGCGCTAGCTAAGATGCTAATCGAGCTGCCCGATGTCGTTCTGCTCGACGAGCCGACGAATTACTTAGATTTGGATGGGATCGCATGGCTGGAGCAGTGGTTATACCGATTTAAGGGAGCCATGATCCTGGTGTCGCATGATCGGCAATTCCTCGACAAGGTCGTCACGCGCACGATAGAGATCGAGAACTATCATTTTCAAGAATACGAAGGTAACTACACAGATTACGTACGTAAGAAGAAGATGCGCAAAAAGGAACTGGACCGCCAGTTCGAGTGGGAGGAAGAGCTGCTGCTCATGGAGTCCGAGGCGATCGACGATCGTGCGAGCCGTAAATCCGGTTCGAAGGATCGGCTCTCGCGTAAGCTGGCGGATAACAAGAAGCGGATAGAGCCGCATCCAGTTAACGTGCTGATTACCGACATCTACGAGAGGCTGCGCTTTCCGGACAAGCTATGCGAAGTGAATAAGATCGGGCAGACATACGAGGGCAGGGAGATCTTCAAGAACGTTAGCTTCGATATTCAGAAGGAAGATCGCTTGGTCATCGTGGGACCGAACGGAAGCGGGAAGTCCACGCTCATTAAGGCGCTTACCGGGCAGGAAAAACCGGAATCCGGGGAGGTTGTCTGGGAGAAGGGTGTTAACTACGCCTACTTTAACCGGATGTGGGAGGAGCTTGATCCTAAAGATAACGTCAGCCACGCGGTGAATACGTATGGATTGGGACTGGACGCTCCGCGCAAAAAGGTGAACAAATTTCTAGCCATGCTGCAATTCTCGGAGGCGGATCTAAGCAAGGCAATCGGCAATCTGTCCGGCGGACAGAAAGCTCGGGTGGCACTGGCGAAGTGCCTTCTCTCGGGTGCGGCCGTTATTATCTTGGACGAGCCAACCAACCATCTGGACCTCACGAGCATACAAGTCATGGAGCAAGCTCTGATCCATTTTCCCGGCGCGGTCATTACGGTGAGCCACGATCGCTTCTTCATCGATAAGATCGGAACCAAGATGCTGACCTTCGATCCGGTAACGGGAGTGACCGAACAGAGCTTGTAA
- a CDS encoding tetratricopeptide repeat protein, translating into MTVIQKQRYRFSEAPIWALQRQYYEEEGLNAWNNDQVPQYITSNPMIATAYAEMIFGFLQDRANQGHGSEQVTIVELGAGAGRLAYHVLVGLCRLRDYAGIPLPPFRYVMTDLAMSNVRAWMEHPALQAFIAEGILDFSRFDAVHDTALNLILSDVTIGQGDLQQPLVIVANYFFDSIPQELLYIGDGQIYEADVYVEYPDHNDWMKPSELLDRIVLRYEHRRASEYEQETYPYRDVIAVYKEQLEDSHILFPVVGLNCLERLNKLSQNGFLLVTADKGYHLLENLQSAEPPELILHGSFSLTANYHALEYVYKQRGAAALFPPHHFKHINVGCILNLEQPMGYPQTSLAYRRFIERFGPDEFYSMKVWVDRNLESMELQQILSFWRLGGYDAEFFIQSTKRISSLISDMNDEDKQDLLTGIQRMWSSFYVMEQRYDLALDAGLVLFEMGLYEESKRFLEISILEEQDEVVSTVYYCLAVCCLELELVEEASNYLRELVVLDPDHEEARALLSVIEE; encoded by the coding sequence ATGACAGTCATTCAAAAACAGCGTTATCGGTTCAGCGAAGCGCCGATATGGGCCTTACAGAGGCAATATTACGAGGAAGAAGGATTGAACGCCTGGAACAACGATCAAGTACCGCAATACATAACGAGCAATCCGATGATCGCGACCGCATACGCGGAAATGATTTTCGGTTTTCTTCAAGATCGGGCGAATCAAGGTCATGGTTCGGAGCAAGTGACGATCGTGGAGCTTGGAGCGGGAGCCGGACGTCTGGCTTACCATGTGCTGGTCGGATTATGCCGGTTAAGAGATTACGCTGGGATCCCATTGCCTCCGTTCCGATATGTAATGACGGACTTGGCGATGAGCAATGTTCGGGCTTGGATGGAGCATCCCGCTCTGCAAGCTTTTATTGCCGAGGGGATTCTGGACTTCTCGCGGTTCGATGCTGTCCATGATACAGCCCTGAACCTCATATTGTCAGACGTAACGATTGGTCAAGGGGACTTACAACAACCGTTAGTTATTGTTGCCAATTACTTTTTTGACAGCATTCCGCAAGAGCTGCTTTATATAGGCGATGGGCAGATTTATGAGGCGGACGTGTACGTCGAATATCCGGACCATAATGACTGGATGAAACCGTCGGAATTGCTGGATCGAATCGTTTTACGTTATGAGCATCGGCGGGCGTCGGAGTACGAACAAGAAACCTATCCCTACCGTGATGTCATTGCCGTCTACAAGGAGCAGCTCGAAGATTCGCATATTCTATTCCCCGTCGTAGGATTGAATTGCTTGGAGCGGCTAAACAAGCTGTCGCAGAATGGATTTCTATTAGTCACGGCCGATAAAGGGTATCACTTGCTGGAAAATTTGCAATCCGCAGAACCGCCGGAATTGATCCTGCACGGCAGCTTTTCATTAACGGCAAACTACCACGCGCTTGAATACGTTTATAAACAAAGAGGAGCGGCGGCTTTATTTCCACCGCATCATTTTAAGCATATTAATGTGGGCTGCATTCTCAATTTGGAGCAACCGATGGGCTACCCCCAGACGAGTTTAGCTTATCGCCGATTTATCGAACGCTTTGGACCGGATGAATTTTATAGCATGAAGGTATGGGTGGATCGCAATTTAGAAAGCATGGAGCTGCAGCAAATCTTAAGTTTTTGGCGTTTGGGCGGATACGATGCGGAATTTTTCATTCAGAGCACGAAGCGGATCTCCAGTCTAATTTCGGATATGAACGATGAAGACAAGCAGGATCTTCTGACTGGCATACAGCGGATGTGGTCTTCGTTCTACGTCATGGAGCAGCGGTACGATCTTGCGCTTGACGCGGGGTTGGTACTGTTTGAGATGGGCTTGTACGAGGAGTCCAAACGGTTTCTGGAAATATCGATCCTTGAAGAACAAGATGAAGTCGTATCGACCGTCTATTATTGTCTAGCTGTTTGTTGTCTCGAGTTAGAGTTAGTCGAAGAGGCGTCGAATTACTTGCGCGAGTTAGTAGTACTCGATCCTGATCATGAAGAGGCAAGGGCATTGTTAAGCGTGATTGAAGAGTGA
- a CDS encoding DHA2 family efflux MFS transporter permease subunit, with the protein MSEEANKGESLPGRSLLGPLIAIVVGLFMVILDTTAVNVAIPVLADDLHSSLSLIQWTITGYSLAQAVVIPMAGWFSDRFGAKRTFIVSIILFTLGSILCAFAGTAEQLIVFRIVQGLGGGMVMPIAFAMTYRISPPESVGKIMGLMGLPVLLAPALGPVVSGYLVDYVDWQWIFLINIPVGIAGVVMSVLYLPNLPKKASAPLDYAGIALAPFAFGGLSYGLSEAGEGWTSTRTIAGLIVGAVAMVLFAFVELRRKKDPLLELKVFRSMQFTRGIVVQWVMQFAMFGLIFAIPYFMQRLMGMSAFEAGLWTLPQALASAFMMPFSGRLFDRIGARPLVIGGLTLITIGAYLFSLIDPSDSPWLFLTPRALIGFGTGLSFIALNTHLIQTAPKELVGKVTSLTSAAQQVVGSFAIAGLTTLLVSRTTHYTSNGETSVPDAMAHAFHNAYLLIAILAAAGLLLAFTLKRPAKEQATQPTVVMDAGL; encoded by the coding sequence ATGTCCGAAGAAGCCAATAAAGGCGAATCTTTACCCGGCCGTTCGCTCCTGGGTCCGCTGATCGCAATTGTCGTCGGATTGTTTATGGTAATTCTGGATACGACGGCGGTCAATGTCGCCATTCCGGTACTCGCCGATGATCTGCATAGCTCATTAAGCCTCATTCAATGGACAATTACGGGCTACTCGTTAGCTCAGGCCGTCGTGATTCCGATGGCGGGATGGTTTTCCGACCGCTTCGGGGCGAAGCGGACGTTTATCGTGTCGATTATCTTATTCACCTTAGGTTCGATTCTTTGCGCGTTCGCGGGCACGGCGGAGCAGTTGATCGTCTTCCGTATCGTACAAGGCCTCGGCGGCGGGATGGTCATGCCGATCGCCTTCGCGATGACTTACCGAATCAGTCCCCCCGAATCGGTGGGCAAAATCATGGGCTTGATGGGATTGCCAGTGCTGCTCGCGCCGGCGCTCGGTCCGGTCGTATCCGGGTATCTGGTCGACTACGTCGATTGGCAATGGATATTTCTAATCAATATTCCGGTTGGAATCGCCGGGGTGGTCATGAGCGTTCTATACTTGCCGAATCTTCCGAAAAAAGCTTCGGCTCCGCTGGATTACGCAGGCATCGCGCTAGCGCCTTTCGCTTTTGGCGGGCTGTCGTATGGGTTGAGCGAGGCAGGAGAGGGATGGACTTCCACGAGGACGATCGCCGGTCTAATCGTTGGTGCCGTAGCAATGGTTTTATTTGCCTTCGTCGAGCTCCGGCGCAAGAAAGATCCTTTGCTGGAATTGAAGGTTTTTCGTTCCATGCAATTTACTCGCGGGATCGTGGTGCAGTGGGTCATGCAATTCGCCATGTTCGGGCTGATCTTCGCCATTCCGTATTTCATGCAGCGTTTGATGGGAATGAGCGCATTCGAGGCGGGATTATGGACACTGCCGCAGGCATTAGCTTCCGCGTTCATGATGCCGTTCAGCGGACGGCTGTTCGACCGAATCGGCGCGCGCCCTCTAGTCATCGGCGGGCTAACATTGATTACGATCGGCGCCTATCTGTTCTCGCTCATCGATCCGAGCGACAGCCCGTGGTTGTTTTTGACTCCTCGCGCGCTGATCGGGTTCGGAACAGGGCTGTCTTTCATCGCCTTGAATACGCACTTAATCCAAACGGCGCCCAAAGAATTGGTTGGCAAGGTGACCTCGTTGACAAGCGCCGCCCAGCAGGTTGTCGGATCATTCGCCATAGCGGGATTAACGACGCTGCTCGTCAGCCGGACCACTCATTATACGAGCAATGGGGAGACGTCAGTTCCGGATGCGATGGCGCACGCGTTTCACAACGCGTATTTGTTGATCGCCATCCTCGCGGCAGCAGGATTGTTGCTAGCGTTCACGCTCAAGCGGCCGGCAAAGGAGCAAGCGACTCAACCGACCGTCGTTATGGACGCAGGCTTGTAA
- a CDS encoding TetR/AcrR family transcriptional regulator, which yields MPYVQQHGFSPLKMDDAAKYMDISKATMYKYFASKDEIAECIIDKFALFVSNQMLSEAPPTLSTEPLSLPSAEERKFYNESFAQAFKLTIKLSFYLTDVLLQDLNATYPSLSAKLAQAVELCKSKLADYFDSGIRLGVFYPINTRIYLTQVDLVSRKLWDPKWLMLQNFTMKQALMDFYKTMKHQVFYEKWMDEDDEAIGLYFDKLIAAMRAYD from the coding sequence ATGCCCTATGTCCAGCAACACGGCTTCAGCCCTTTGAAAATGGACGATGCGGCCAAATATATGGATATCAGTAAAGCGACGATGTATAAATATTTCGCTTCGAAAGACGAAATCGCGGAATGCATCATCGATAAATTCGCATTATTCGTGTCCAATCAAATGTTGTCGGAGGCTCCCCCGACACTGTCAACGGAGCCGCTCTCGCTGCCGTCCGCGGAGGAAAGGAAGTTCTACAACGAATCCTTTGCCCAAGCATTCAAGCTCACGATCAAGCTGTCTTTCTACTTGACGGATGTTTTGCTTCAGGATTTGAACGCAACCTATCCCAGCTTGTCGGCCAAGCTGGCGCAAGCCGTAGAGCTATGCAAGAGCAAGCTTGCCGACTACTTCGATAGCGGCATTCGGCTTGGCGTATTTTATCCGATCAATACGCGCATTTATCTCACTCAAGTCGACCTTGTCTCCCGAAAGCTGTGGGATCCCAAGTGGTTAATGCTTCAAAATTTCACGATGAAGCAGGCACTGATGGACTTCTACAAAACGATGAAGCACCAAGTTTTCTACGAGAAATGGATGGACGAAGACGACGAAGCGATCGGCCTCTATTTCGATAAATTGATCGCGGCCATGCGCGCATACGATTGA
- a CDS encoding MDR family MFS transporter, with protein sequence MSAEGPDLSKIKRAPIVIALVIGAFVAILNETLLGNAFPDLIKALNVTPATIQWLSTAYMLVVGVLVPVTAILQEWFTTRQMFIGAMTLFLIGTIIAAAAPGFEVLLVGRVVQALGTGLMLPVMMNTILAIYPPEKRGGAMGLIGLVIMVAPAIGPTVSGLILDQLEWRWLFYLVIPLAAFSIIFAALYMKNVSRITKPKVDILSIILSTIGFGGVVYGFSKSGDLGWSDPQVYVMVAVGVLAILIFAGRQLALKSPVMDMRAFKYPMFALVSVLMLVMMMTLFSTLTLLPLYLQGPLMFTAFTSGLIMLPGGIVNGMMAPVAGVLFDKLGPRVLVIPGLAIVVAAVYMFTSVDMETTKGYLILVHIIMMIGISLVMMPAQTTALNQLPRALYPHGTAIMNTLQQVAGAIGVALFISIMSNGTSDYLARSSNPADPIEALKGMVEGLHNAFWVGLYIGILALVIGLFIRRTKPPEGEEPRQGMGH encoded by the coding sequence ATGAGCGCAGAAGGGCCGGATTTGAGCAAAATCAAACGAGCCCCGATTGTGATCGCGCTAGTTATCGGCGCATTCGTTGCGATTTTGAACGAAACGCTGCTCGGTAATGCCTTTCCGGATTTGATCAAAGCATTGAATGTAACGCCTGCTACGATTCAATGGCTATCTACCGCCTACATGCTGGTGGTTGGCGTACTCGTGCCGGTAACGGCGATTTTACAAGAATGGTTCACGACAAGGCAGATGTTCATCGGTGCGATGACATTGTTCCTGATAGGTACGATTATTGCGGCGGCCGCACCGGGCTTTGAAGTGCTGCTGGTAGGGCGTGTCGTGCAGGCGCTCGGTACCGGATTAATGCTGCCGGTTATGATGAACACGATTCTTGCGATATACCCGCCTGAGAAGCGCGGCGGAGCGATGGGATTGATCGGTCTCGTTATTATGGTCGCGCCTGCAATCGGACCAACGGTATCGGGTCTCATTCTTGATCAGCTTGAATGGCGCTGGCTGTTCTACCTGGTCATTCCGCTTGCGGCATTCTCGATTATTTTCGCGGCTCTTTACATGAAGAACGTATCGAGGATCACGAAGCCGAAGGTTGACATCCTGTCGATCATTCTTTCGACAATTGGCTTCGGCGGTGTTGTCTATGGATTTAGTAAGTCGGGTGACCTTGGCTGGAGTGATCCGCAGGTTTACGTGATGGTTGCGGTTGGTGTCCTTGCTATTCTGATCTTCGCTGGGCGTCAGCTGGCGCTCAAAAGTCCGGTTATGGATATGCGCGCGTTTAAGTATCCCATGTTTGCTCTCGTTTCGGTGCTTATGCTCGTAATGATGATGACGTTGTTTTCGACGTTGACATTGCTGCCGCTATACCTGCAGGGACCGCTTATGTTTACGGCTTTTACGTCGGGTCTGATTATGCTGCCAGGCGGTATTGTCAACGGGATGATGGCGCCCGTAGCCGGCGTGTTGTTCGACAAGCTCGGTCCGCGTGTACTCGTTATTCCGGGTCTTGCTATTGTAGTCGCCGCGGTTTACATGTTCACTAGCGTTGATATGGAGACGACGAAAGGCTACCTCATCCTGGTGCACATCATTATGATGATCGGTATTTCGCTTGTGATGATGCCTGCGCAGACGACGGCGTTGAATCAGCTGCCGCGTGCGCTGTATCCACACGGAACGGCGATTATGAACACGCTTCAGCAGGTTGCCGGCGCAATCGGCGTGGCGCTGTTCATCAGCATCATGTCCAACGGCACGAGTGATTATCTCGCGAGGTCGAGCAATCCAGCAGATCCGATTGAAGCGTTAAAAGGCATGGTTGAGGGCTTGCACAACGCGTTCTGGGTAGGTTTGTACATTGGTATTCTCGCGCTCGTGATCGGCCTGTTCATTCGCCGTACGAAGCCGCCTGAAGGCGAAGAGCCGCGACAAGGCATGGGACATTAA
- a CDS encoding MarR family winged helix-turn-helix transcriptional regulator, whose translation MKKGFEEVEKFRYLILAVQRNGNRLLNEVLKEVGVTASQAEVIRVLEMKQPLSLKDLGKLLICETGSPSRLVERMIRDGHVERMTHPDDSRFVLLQLTKKGQDAAEKIKSVEEQFYHHIQSMVSETELNGINPILERFLRGFPLHETLGLRGFL comes from the coding sequence TTGAAAAAAGGGTTTGAAGAAGTTGAGAAGTTCCGTTACCTCATTCTGGCTGTCCAGCGTAATGGAAATCGTTTGTTAAATGAGGTCCTTAAAGAAGTGGGGGTTACTGCTTCCCAAGCGGAGGTCATCCGAGTTCTGGAGATGAAGCAGCCGCTGTCCTTAAAGGATTTGGGGAAATTGCTGATTTGCGAGACAGGAAGCCCGTCAAGATTGGTTGAACGGATGATCAGGGACGGGCATGTTGAAAGGATGACCCACCCCGATGACTCGCGATTTGTTTTGCTGCAGCTGACGAAGAAAGGGCAGGATGCAGCTGAGAAAATAAAGTCAGTTGAAGAACAATTCTATCATCACATTCAAAGCATGGTTTCAGAAACTGAACTCAATGGGATCAACCCGATATTGGAAAGATTCCTTCGAGGCTTTCCCTTACACGAAACGTTGGGTTTACGAGGGTTTTTATAG
- a CDS encoding N-acyl homoserine lactonase family protein, with product MVHSRKWVPVSVYLIEHPNGLVLVDTGWHTEIRENQRKHLGAFASSMFKGRLPEGEAVHEQLSRHGIQAADIDYVLLTHLHSDHVSGLKHVSEAKNILVSQPEWKAARRGIGYIKSMWQGVNVAPFELTEIPYGPYKLGLDLFHDGSIYLVHTPGHSEGQFSVLVHTKQGWGLLASDVGYGAASFAQGILPGSTTDKKAAQRSLQWAKAFMAREDCLMALANHDPEIKPQIIG from the coding sequence ATGGTGCACTCGAGAAAATGGGTTCCCGTTTCTGTTTACCTCATCGAGCATCCGAATGGATTAGTTTTGGTGGATACCGGGTGGCACACTGAGATAAGGGAAAATCAGCGAAAGCATTTGGGAGCTTTCGCTTCGTCCATGTTTAAGGGGCGATTGCCGGAAGGCGAGGCCGTGCATGAACAGCTGTCCCGTCATGGCATACAAGCGGCCGATATTGATTACGTGCTGCTGACCCACTTGCATTCGGATCATGTGAGCGGACTTAAACACGTTTCCGAGGCAAAGAACATTCTCGTCAGTCAACCGGAGTGGAAAGCGGCTCGACGTGGGATTGGTTATATCAAATCAATGTGGCAAGGTGTGAATGTAGCTCCATTTGAATTGACAGAAATCCCGTACGGACCCTATAAGCTGGGATTGGACCTTTTTCACGATGGTTCCATTTATTTGGTTCATACGCCCGGGCATAGTGAGGGCCAGTTTTCAGTACTGGTTCACACCAAGCAAGGGTGGGGGTTGTTGGCGAGTGACGTAGGCTACGGGGCAGCATCGTTCGCTCAAGGAATTCTGCCTGGGTCGACGACCGATAAGAAAGCGGCGCAACGCTCATTGCAATGGGCGAAGGCGTTCATGGCACGAGAGGATTGCCTGATGGCCTTAGCCAATCATGATCCCGAAATTAAGCCTCAAATAATAGGTTAA
- a CDS encoding DUF421 domain-containing protein yields MQAYAEVIVRTIAAFILLMVTSRILGKQTISNMTFHDFVSGITLGAIAANLAFNDKLNHWLIVVSLLMFFGISYLVSKIAIKNRAWNRLVSGTPTVVIENGKILEDNMRKIRYTLDSLAQSLREKDIFNLAEVEYACLEDHGKLSVKKKSEYEWVTRKDLKLHTAAVQSFPVELIMDGIIMEDNLAHNGLTVQWLEQVLRQRNKSVSDVFYAVRGTQNQLYFDYYRDHIDKPID; encoded by the coding sequence TTGCAAGCATACGCGGAAGTTATCGTTCGAACGATCGCCGCTTTTATCCTCCTCATGGTCACGTCGAGAATTCTCGGCAAGCAAACGATATCCAATATGACCTTCCATGACTTCGTGAGCGGCATCACGCTGGGCGCCATTGCGGCGAATCTGGCTTTTAACGACAAGCTCAATCATTGGCTCATCGTCGTATCACTGCTGATGTTCTTCGGCATCTCTTACCTTGTGTCCAAGATCGCGATCAAAAACCGGGCATGGAACCGGTTGGTATCCGGCACTCCGACCGTCGTCATTGAGAACGGCAAAATTCTCGAGGACAACATGCGAAAAATCCGCTACACATTGGACTCCCTGGCCCAATCTTTGCGTGAAAAAGATATTTTCAATCTGGCGGAGGTTGAGTATGCTTGCTTGGAGGATCACGGGAAGCTGTCCGTCAAGAAGAAAAGCGAGTATGAGTGGGTAACGCGCAAAGATCTTAAGCTACACACCGCGGCTGTCCAGTCGTTCCCTGTCGAGCTGATTATGGACGGCATAATCATGGAAGACAATCTCGCCCACAACGGGCTGACCGTTCAATGGCTGGAGCAGGTGCTCCGGCAGCGGAACAAGTCCGTATCCGACGTGTTCTATGCTGTGAGAGGCACGCAAAATCAGTTGTACTTTGACTACTATCGGGACCACATTGACAAACCAATCGATTAG
- a CDS encoding DsbA family oxidoreductase: MKDKELAEKLFYSYYTDAKLISDHDTLADIAESVGMNRDESMAVLHDPSKYANEVRSDEATAKQLGITGAPFFVIDRKFAISGAQPTEVFINALNQSSQKVKPISICKKEIL; encoded by the coding sequence TTGAAAGATAAGGAATTAGCAGAGAAGCTGTTCTATTCTTATTACACGGACGCCAAGCTAATTAGCGATCATGATACATTAGCAGATATTGCAGAATCAGTTGGAATGAATAGGGACGAGTCAATGGCAGTTCTCCATGATCCATCCAAATATGCTAACGAAGTGCGTTCAGATGAAGCCACAGCAAAGCAATTAGGGATAACAGGAGCACCTTTCTTTGTCATTGATAGAAAATTCGCGATATCCGGGGCACAACCAACAGAGGTATTTATAAATGCTCTTAACCAATCATCTCAAAAAGTAAAGCCAATAAGTATTTGTAAGAAAGAGATATTATGA
- a CDS encoding DsbA family protein, with amino-acid sequence MKIEIWSDYVCPFCYIGKRRLESALEQFAHQNEVVIEYKSFELNPQESFYSGKNMHQLLSEKHGMSIEQAKKAHAKLEQQAALIGLVYNIDQVKPTNTFDAHRLTQYAKSVER; translated from the coding sequence ATGAAAATCGAGATATGGTCGGATTATGTTTGTCCATTTTGTTATATTGGTAAACGACGTTTAGAGTCTGCACTGGAGCAATTCGCTCATCAGAATGAAGTGGTTATTGAATATAAAAGCTTTGAACTTAATCCGCAAGAATCATTCTACTCAGGTAAAAATATGCATCAATTGCTCTCTGAGAAACATGGTATGAGTATCGAGCAAGCGAAAAAGGCACATGCTAAACTTGAACAACAAGCGGCATTGATTGGTCTCGTGTATAATATCGACCAGGTGAAGCCCACCAATACGTTTGATGCTCATCGTTTAACCCAATATGCCAAATCTGTTGAAAGATAA